From the uncultured Trichococcus sp. genome, one window contains:
- a CDS encoding beta-glucoside-specific PTS transporter subunit IIABC, which produces MKYQELIEKILINVGGKENIGGVTHCITRLRFKLKDESKANTETIKKIKGVVTVVQSGGQYQVVIGNHVPEVYKEFMQHAGLDSSNEETGDAPKGLLNKFIDIVSGIFTPVLGLLAATGMIKGINVLLVSFGLIERTSGTYAILQAAGDCFFYFFPIFLGYTAAKKFGLTQFVGMALGAALVYPAIGTLSVGTEPLYSLFQGTIFESPVHVTFLGIPVILMSYSSSVIPIIISTFFGAKLEKILMKTVPSLLKSFLVPLLTVMIMVPLTFIVIGPIATWLGDILGAVALGAYNLSPIIAGMVIGGLWQVLVMFGLHWGLIPIAINNISVLGYDSVMVLGMATPFATAGAVLGVIIRSKSSDVRVLGIPAFISSLFGISEPSLYGITLPRKKPFYATLVASSVGGMIMGSLGTTSYIMGGMGIFGIPNYISPENGMDKAFFGYLIAIAVAFAISFILTMTIAYDPSYDKENPDTEKETNKGILLETIGFSAPIKGEIIPLSEIKDTAFSEGLLGKGAAIIPDEGKVYAVEDGIVETLFPTNHAIGLKYDNGIEMLIHIGMDTVNLKGQYFEPRVVQGERVKKGQLLLEFDLEELEKRGYNLETPVVITNSAEYLDIVPNTDKENNPLIMFSVVV; this is translated from the coding sequence ATGAAATATCAAGAACTGATTGAAAAAATTCTAATTAATGTTGGTGGAAAAGAGAATATAGGAGGAGTAACGCACTGCATCACTAGATTGCGGTTTAAACTTAAAGATGAATCAAAGGCTAATACAGAAACAATCAAAAAAATTAAAGGCGTGGTGACTGTTGTACAAAGTGGTGGACAATATCAAGTTGTGATTGGAAATCATGTACCCGAAGTCTATAAAGAATTTATGCAACATGCTGGCCTAGATAGTTCGAATGAGGAGACCGGGGATGCTCCTAAAGGGCTGTTGAATAAGTTCATTGACATTGTATCGGGGATTTTTACTCCAGTACTGGGTTTGCTTGCAGCAACAGGAATGATAAAGGGTATAAACGTGCTGTTGGTATCCTTCGGGTTGATCGAACGAACCTCAGGAACGTATGCAATCCTGCAGGCAGCAGGAGACTGTTTCTTTTACTTCTTCCCAATATTTTTGGGGTATACTGCTGCAAAAAAATTCGGGTTAACGCAGTTTGTGGGTATGGCTTTGGGGGCGGCGCTTGTTTATCCCGCCATTGGTACACTGTCTGTTGGAACAGAACCGCTATATTCTTTGTTTCAAGGGACAATCTTTGAGTCCCCTGTACACGTAACCTTTTTAGGGATTCCGGTTATTCTCATGAGCTATAGCTCGAGTGTGATTCCGATAATCATCTCTACATTCTTTGGAGCTAAACTTGAAAAAATACTTATGAAGACCGTACCATCCTTGTTGAAGAGTTTCCTGGTTCCGTTACTTACTGTTATGATTATGGTTCCGTTAACTTTTATCGTAATTGGACCGATAGCTACTTGGTTAGGCGATATTTTAGGCGCCGTAGCACTGGGAGCTTATAATTTGAGCCCGATTATTGCGGGAATGGTAATCGGTGGTCTTTGGCAAGTATTAGTTATGTTTGGATTACACTGGGGCTTAATTCCAATCGCTATCAATAACATTTCAGTGTTGGGTTATGATTCTGTAATGGTTCTTGGTATGGCAACACCATTTGCGACTGCTGGAGCAGTGTTGGGTGTAATTATTAGGTCCAAGAGTAGTGACGTTCGAGTGTTGGGAATTCCAGCCTTCATATCTAGTTTGTTTGGTATTTCTGAGCCCTCGTTGTACGGTATTACACTACCCAGAAAAAAACCGTTTTATGCAACATTAGTTGCATCATCCGTTGGGGGGATGATTATGGGTTCGCTAGGAACAACGAGCTACATAATGGGTGGAATGGGAATCTTTGGAATTCCAAACTATATCAGTCCTGAAAACGGAATGGATAAAGCGTTCTTTGGATACCTGATTGCCATAGCTGTTGCATTTGCTATAAGTTTTATCCTTACAATGACTATTGCTTATGACCCATCCTATGATAAGGAAAATCCTGATACGGAAAAAGAGACAAACAAAGGGATTTTACTGGAAACTATTGGTTTTTCAGCACCAATAAAAGGAGAAATCATTCCCCTCTCTGAAATTAAAGATACTGCATTCTCCGAAGGATTACTTGGTAAAGGTGCCGCAATCATCCCTGATGAAGGCAAAGTATATGCAGTAGAGGACGGTATTGTGGAAACATTATTCCCAACAAACCATGCAATAGGGTTGAAATATGATAATGGCATTGAAATGTTGATCCACATCGGGATGGACACTGTGAATTTGAAAGGACAATATTTTGAACCTAGGGTAGTTCAGGGCGAGCGTGTGAAAAAAGGCCAACTATTATTGGAGTTTGATTTAGAGGAACTAGAAAAAAGAGGATATAACCTTGAAACACCGGTTGTCATCACAAACTCAGCTGAATACTTGGATATTGTTCCCAATACAGATAAAGAAAATAATCCTTTAATAATGTTCAGCGTAGTTGTATAG
- a CDS encoding PRD domain-containing protein — MKIKKILNNNAVLVGKNGKDFIWIGNGLGFQKKPGQEADDSKIEKVFVMHQQNSFDKLSTLLEDIPIAYVSLADDVISIAKTELTRELSETLYVSLTDHLYNLVKLHNQGIVIHNRLSWEIKKFYPKEFEVGMKALRLIKQKLQIDLDEEEAGNIAMHLINAQLSDDLTQMDVKKISKKIRDILSLVRMYNKIEIDETSFAFDRFVTHLRFFFKRLENLERGEKSNPLLIHVVQQYPKAYESMKLVEKYLTIDLNDDEQLYLTLHIQKLIENG; from the coding sequence TTGAAGATTAAGAAAATATTGAACAACAACGCTGTATTGGTCGGGAAGAACGGCAAAGACTTTATCTGGATCGGTAACGGGCTAGGTTTTCAGAAGAAGCCAGGACAAGAGGCCGATGATTCCAAAATCGAAAAAGTCTTTGTCATGCATCAGCAGAACTCGTTTGACAAGCTGTCTACGCTTCTGGAAGATATTCCGATCGCCTATGTTTCCCTTGCGGATGATGTCATCTCCATCGCCAAAACGGAGCTGACCAGGGAGCTCAGTGAGACGCTCTATGTCTCGTTGACGGACCATCTGTACAATCTGGTGAAGCTGCATAATCAGGGAATCGTGATCCACAATCGCCTGTCTTGGGAAATCAAAAAGTTTTATCCCAAGGAATTCGAGGTCGGCATGAAGGCTCTACGTCTAATTAAACAGAAATTGCAGATTGACTTGGATGAAGAGGAAGCTGGCAATATCGCCATGCATCTGATCAATGCGCAGCTCAGCGACGACTTGACGCAAATGGACGTCAAAAAGATATCTAAAAAAATTCGTGACATTCTTTCGTTGGTGAGGATGTACAACAAAATTGAGATTGACGAAACATCCTTTGCGTTCGATCGCTTCGTTACGCATCTTCGTTTTTTCTTCAAAAGGCTTGAAAATCTCGAACGAGGCGAAAAAAGTAATCCATTATTGATTCACGTGGTACAGCAATATCCAAAAGCATACGAATCGATGAAGTTGGTCGAGAAGTATTTGACGATCGATCTGAACGATGATGAGCAATTGTATTTGACACTTCATATCCAAAAGTTAATAGAGAACGGTTAG
- a CDS encoding glycoside hydrolase family 2 TIM barrel-domain containing protein, with protein sequence MRNTYSLNEGWTFKKREFSLEKIKSKSTSEELINLPHTWNNEVNNSREAFSYQRTITISENHRDDNLYLEFLGANSVCKVYLNDLFVGEHRGGYSAFRFDITELYDWDRENTVTVFLDNSQTTDVSPLNGDFTIYGGLYRPVNLICVGKDHFCLDYWGTDGIIIRSEVKEDKSGVVKLEVHTVCASDAAVSIKILDEGNHIIHSEAIPSDQKNVVIELDGPNLWEGQESPYLYTLEATLQKNGTAVDQIKKTFGFRRCNLTPDRGFFLNDRHLRINGVAKHQDFEDVGNAVRNEHIEKDFEIIREIGANAIRLSHYQHSQSVYDLCDKEGYVVWAEIPMMSLPEREGVLENASDQLTELVLQNCHHPSICFWGVQNEIAMDGESIAMYQAVNTLNDLVRELLPTALTASANMYEVKKNSQLNFITDMVGYNLYFGWYYDSMQDLNDWIENFHAENPQVSLGISEYGADSNLAFHSDAPKVKDYSEEFQAIYHEQTYPIIKVKPYMWGSFVWNMFDFGSSVRNEGGTKGKNCKGLVSFDRNTKKDAFYYYKANWSQEPFIHICEKRFINRDKDRIDIKIYSNLKQVSLIVNETDMGTVAGETVFSFENVLLQPGENKVRAYSDSHEDSAVFRKVDAPDQSYIFVDPNPEINVKNWFTQERGEVDLFPSNAYSVLDTLGTLMENEEAWNVVKESAPDIAERSVPGAPVTLLWVANKMKNYFSEEAVKEINNKLIKITKS encoded by the coding sequence ATGCGGAACACTTATTCATTGAATGAGGGCTGGACATTTAAAAAAAGAGAATTCAGCTTAGAAAAAATAAAATCCAAATCTACATCTGAAGAGCTGATAAATTTACCTCATACATGGAACAACGAGGTAAATAATAGCAGAGAAGCGTTTTCCTATCAGAGAACAATCACTATCTCAGAAAATCATAGAGACGATAATCTGTATTTAGAATTTTTAGGTGCGAACAGTGTATGTAAAGTCTATTTGAATGACCTGTTTGTAGGAGAACATCGCGGGGGTTATTCGGCCTTTCGATTTGATATCACGGAATTGTATGATTGGGACAGAGAAAATACAGTGACGGTTTTTTTGGACAATAGTCAAACGACGGATGTGTCTCCTCTTAATGGAGATTTTACAATATACGGGGGTCTGTACAGACCGGTAAATCTGATTTGCGTGGGTAAAGATCATTTTTGTTTAGATTATTGGGGAACAGATGGAATCATCATCAGGAGTGAAGTCAAAGAGGATAAATCAGGTGTCGTCAAATTAGAAGTACATACAGTTTGTGCATCAGATGCTGCAGTAAGCATAAAGATACTGGATGAAGGAAATCATATCATTCATTCGGAAGCGATACCCTCGGACCAAAAAAATGTTGTCATTGAGCTGGATGGACCGAATCTTTGGGAAGGTCAAGAAAGTCCGTATTTATATACTTTAGAAGCAACCTTGCAGAAAAATGGAACGGCTGTCGATCAAATCAAGAAAACATTCGGCTTCAGAAGGTGCAACTTAACCCCTGACCGAGGCTTCTTTTTGAATGATAGACACTTGCGGATAAACGGCGTTGCCAAACACCAAGATTTTGAAGATGTGGGGAATGCCGTTAGGAACGAACACATCGAAAAGGATTTTGAGATCATAAGGGAGATCGGCGCCAATGCAATCCGGCTTTCTCATTATCAGCATAGTCAATCTGTTTATGATTTGTGCGATAAAGAAGGATATGTGGTTTGGGCTGAGATACCGATGATGTCTCTGCCTGAAAGGGAAGGCGTATTGGAGAATGCGTCCGACCAATTAACCGAGCTGGTCCTGCAAAACTGTCACCATCCATCCATTTGTTTTTGGGGCGTTCAAAATGAAATTGCCATGGATGGCGAATCCATTGCGATGTACCAGGCAGTAAATACTTTGAATGATCTTGTGCGGGAATTACTGCCTACTGCGTTGACAGCCAGTGCCAATATGTATGAAGTTAAAAAAAACAGCCAATTAAACTTTATCACTGACATGGTGGGGTATAATTTGTATTTTGGTTGGTATTATGACAGCATGCAGGACTTGAATGATTGGATTGAAAATTTCCACGCAGAAAATCCGCAAGTTTCGTTGGGTATTTCTGAATACGGGGCCGATTCTAATCTGGCTTTCCATTCTGATGCTCCAAAAGTGAAGGATTACAGTGAAGAGTTTCAAGCAATCTACCATGAACAAACCTATCCCATCATCAAGGTAAAGCCCTATATGTGGGGAAGTTTTGTTTGGAACATGTTTGATTTTGGAAGTAGCGTCAGAAACGAAGGCGGCACGAAAGGGAAAAACTGCAAGGGGTTAGTCAGCTTTGATCGTAATACTAAGAAAGATGCTTTTTACTATTACAAAGCGAACTGGTCTCAGGAACCCTTTATTCATATATGCGAAAAACGTTTTATTAATAGGGACAAAGATAGGATTGACATCAAGATATATTCGAACCTGAAACAAGTTTCTTTAATAGTCAATGAAACAGATATGGGGACCGTTGCGGGTGAAACCGTATTTTCATTTGAAAATGTTCTTTTACAGCCGGGAGAGAATAAAGTCAGGGCGTATTCCGATAGTCACGAAGACAGTGCAGTCTTCAGGAAGGTTGACGCTCCAGATCAATCTTATATTTTTGTAGATCCGAATCCTGAGATAAATGTCAAAAACTGGTTTACACAAGAACGCGGTGAGGTTGACCTTTTCCCGAGCAATGCTTATTCGGTCCTGGACACATTAGGGACTTTAATGGAAAATGAAGAGGCGTGGAATGTAGTTAAAGAATCAGCACCAGACATCGCAGAACGCTCTGTGCCTGGCGCGCCTGTCACCTTGCTATGGGTTGCGAACAAGATGAAGAATTACTTCTCTGAAGAAGCGGTTAAAGAGATCAATAATAAATTGATAAAAATTACGAAAAGCTGA
- a CDS encoding substrate-binding domain-containing protein — protein MKKMIKLLMSATMLLGLAACGGAGEQQGSDSTAAGNSTAEQASFDYADVKIGVLGHMQSGETLDALTVYMDALSEEVGFSYEYVVGSSYDEQTNITAVQNLIASGVDGIILAIDSGTPAILQECEAAGVFLSAFITDMDSSFDELKSSDYYLGNVNDGLYDTSSIGEKAAELVIKDGNTNVGIVTFPLLYFPQKSAAIQAFTETIESHNDTAAEPIEIYETQELSFSALEDTYFNNYPELDSIFSLASGFVHPTMVSADKTDVDLYTTGFKKDDLDAFENGEMRMMTLSNVEVVALPVAMILNAVAEKPFADQPEEAERIDTSVVFVTNDEELTALEEKCFYFTADIDQAFISPEDFTQYLTSYNPDASYEEFKEVLMNMSMEDLMAK, from the coding sequence ATGAAAAAAATGATAAAACTACTTATGAGTGCAACAATGTTATTAGGCTTGGCAGCATGTGGTGGAGCAGGAGAACAACAAGGATCTGACTCGACTGCGGCAGGCAACAGTACAGCTGAACAAGCGTCATTTGATTATGCGGATGTAAAGATTGGCGTACTCGGTCATATGCAGAGCGGAGAGACGCTCGATGCACTGACCGTGTATATGGATGCTCTGTCGGAGGAAGTGGGTTTCTCATATGAGTATGTCGTAGGAAGCAGCTACGATGAGCAGACTAACATAACAGCTGTACAGAATTTGATTGCATCTGGAGTGGACGGGATTATTCTGGCGATAGACAGCGGAACACCGGCAATTTTGCAGGAGTGTGAGGCTGCAGGTGTATTCCTGTCTGCGTTCATCACAGACATGGATAGCAGTTTTGATGAGTTAAAGTCAAGTGACTATTATCTGGGAAATGTGAATGATGGCCTGTACGATACTTCCTCGATTGGAGAAAAAGCTGCTGAGTTAGTAATTAAAGATGGTAATACGAACGTAGGCATCGTCACCTTCCCATTACTGTACTTCCCACAAAAAAGTGCGGCAATCCAAGCGTTTACGGAAACAATTGAAAGCCATAATGACACTGCGGCCGAACCTATTGAAATCTATGAGACTCAGGAGTTAAGTTTTAGTGCATTGGAAGATACATATTTTAATAATTATCCTGAATTAGACTCTATTTTTAGCTTAGCGAGTGGTTTTGTGCATCCTACGATGGTAAGCGCGGATAAGACCGATGTTGATTTGTATACCACAGGATTTAAAAAAGATGATTTAGACGCATTTGAAAATGGCGAAATGAGAATGATGACGTTATCGAATGTCGAAGTTGTAGCCCTTCCTGTTGCGATGATCCTTAATGCTGTGGCAGAGAAACCATTTGCTGATCAACCAGAAGAAGCAGAGCGTATCGATACTTCAGTGGTTTTTGTAACCAACGATGAAGAGTTAACAGCTCTGGAGGAAAAATGTTTCTACTTCACCGCAGATATAGATCAAGCTTTCATTTCTCCGGAAGACTTCACGCAATATCTTACTTCATATAATCCAGATGCAAGTTATGAGGAGTTCAAAGAAGTACTTATGAACATGTCCATGGAAGATTTGATGGCCAAATGA
- a CDS encoding ABC transporter permease, whose product MEKPANKSSGENHIESADFLGLMKKIKKWDWLSIVPYLGLVLILIVFSFTSNGNLFGAYNVSIVIQQTVALAIVCLGGVFVYSMGNLDISIGATIGLCTLIQAIVLNATGNLLIAFMAALLLALSFGLINGAVSSWLGLPSVITSLFLMFIGTGVQTIITLKTNTIRTSFDFSFWKNMYVQIGALVIMFSVVYYLFNYTRLGKYTSSIGANLEFAKQSGVNVFRNKIYAYLIMGTCVAIASLFILARSGSSSRVTGAGYHMDVMVALILGGMPLSGGMKSRVSAALIGSFSYILLTNGLTLSGVAASNVPLVKALIFAVIVIITSRKKGVVLPR is encoded by the coding sequence ATGGAAAAACCAGCAAATAAATCGAGTGGAGAAAATCATATCGAATCGGCGGATTTTCTTGGTCTGATGAAAAAAATCAAAAAGTGGGATTGGCTGAGTATTGTTCCTTACTTAGGCTTGGTATTAATCCTGATCGTTTTTAGCTTTACTTCCAATGGGAACCTATTTGGAGCTTATAACGTCAGCATTGTGATCCAACAAACGGTGGCTTTGGCTATTGTATGTCTGGGAGGCGTATTTGTATACTCAATGGGAAATTTGGACATCTCGATTGGAGCCACAATCGGTCTCTGCACACTGATTCAAGCGATTGTTTTAAATGCCACAGGAAATCTTTTGATAGCGTTTATGGCCGCCTTGCTCTTAGCGCTGTCTTTTGGATTAATCAATGGGGCGGTGAGTTCTTGGTTAGGTCTACCTTCTGTCATCACTAGTTTGTTCCTGATGTTTATCGGAACAGGCGTTCAAACGATTATAACGCTAAAAACCAATACAATCAGAACCAGCTTTGATTTTTCATTCTGGAAAAATATGTATGTTCAAATTGGAGCATTGGTAATTATGTTTTCTGTCGTGTATTACTTATTCAATTATACGCGTCTAGGTAAATATACAAGTAGTATTGGTGCAAACTTGGAATTTGCCAAGCAAAGTGGTGTGAATGTATTCAGAAACAAAATATATGCGTATCTCATCATGGGAACCTGCGTAGCGATAGCGAGCCTGTTCATTTTAGCCCGGTCGGGAAGCTCTTCCCGTGTCACGGGTGCAGGGTATCATATGGATGTTATGGTGGCGTTGATCCTCGGCGGAATGCCTTTGTCAGGAGGAATGAAGAGTAGAGTTAGTGCTGCTCTGATCGGTTCATTTTCCTATATTCTTTTGACAAATGGTCTTACGCTATCTGGGGTTGCTGCAAGCAACGTTCCGCTGGTAAAGGCATTGATCTTTGCGGTCATCGTGATCATAACCAGCCGCAAGAAAGGAGTCGTGTTACCTAGATAA
- a CDS encoding sugar ABC transporter ATP-binding protein — protein MSKKGETLLEVKNMFKSFGPTIALKGVNLTVKRGQIHGLVGENGSGKSTVTSIASGLQDSDSGEMFYLGKEWNPESMIYAREQGMSMILQEANTISDVTVAENLFAGKEAEFTNLGMVSKKRMVQAADELLQKFGIEHIKGGDSINRYSFEDRKLIEICRAVTDDTQLLVVDETTTALSHIGRALIYKLINKMAAEGKAVIFISHDMDEIIEVCNILTVLRDGNIIGTLEKAEMDPKKIRYMMVGREIGEAYYREDYDPSHSGEVVLEFKNASFNEIKNFNLKLHKGQILGLGGLSGSGMRDVGRAAFGLERLKEGIIECKGKPIEGIMSAIDNNMGYISKNRDREALIGEGSIRDNIIMPSIRGLSGKMMYLSKKASTRVAQEQIDAFSIKCNNENQYVSTLSGGNKQKVSFAKWMAKDSDIFIMDCPTRGVDIGVKQFMYQLISQMKADNKAILMISEELPELIGMCDQIVIMKDNEVSASITRDKDLKQTDIIEYII, from the coding sequence ATGTCCAAAAAAGGAGAAACATTGCTGGAAGTAAAAAATATGTTTAAAAGCTTTGGGCCGACGATTGCATTAAAAGGTGTAAATCTAACTGTAAAAAGAGGACAAATCCATGGTCTGGTCGGAGAAAATGGGAGCGGTAAGAGTACTGTGACCAGTATTGCATCGGGATTACAAGATTCTGATAGTGGTGAAATGTTTTACTTGGGGAAAGAGTGGAACCCTGAAAGCATGATTTATGCACGTGAGCAAGGTATGAGCATGATTCTTCAGGAAGCAAATACGATCAGTGATGTAACTGTGGCAGAGAATTTATTTGCTGGAAAAGAAGCAGAATTCACTAACTTGGGTATGGTTTCCAAAAAGAGAATGGTTCAAGCAGCGGATGAACTCTTGCAAAAATTTGGTATCGAGCACATCAAGGGCGGAGACAGCATAAACAGATACAGCTTTGAAGATCGAAAATTGATTGAAATCTGCCGTGCAGTAACGGATGATACACAGCTGTTAGTTGTTGATGAAACAACTACAGCCTTAAGTCATATCGGTAGAGCATTGATTTACAAACTCATCAACAAAATGGCGGCTGAAGGAAAAGCGGTCATATTCATCAGTCACGACATGGATGAAATCATTGAAGTTTGCAATATTTTGACGGTATTGAGGGATGGAAACATCATAGGGACGTTAGAAAAAGCAGAGATGGATCCCAAAAAAATCCGTTATATGATGGTAGGGCGGGAAATTGGAGAAGCTTACTACAGAGAGGACTACGATCCATCCCACTCTGGTGAAGTTGTATTGGAATTTAAGAATGCATCCTTTAATGAAATAAAAAACTTTAATCTGAAGTTGCATAAGGGTCAAATCTTAGGTCTGGGCGGATTATCAGGTAGCGGCATGCGTGATGTAGGGAGAGCAGCTTTTGGATTGGAACGGCTGAAAGAGGGCATCATCGAGTGTAAAGGAAAACCTATCGAAGGCATTATGTCCGCAATCGACAATAATATGGGGTACATCTCAAAAAATCGCGATCGAGAAGCTCTAATTGGAGAAGGCTCAATTCGAGACAATATCATTATGCCAAGTATTCGAGGACTGTCCGGAAAGATGATGTATTTATCAAAAAAAGCATCCACAAGAGTTGCCCAGGAACAAATTGATGCTTTCAGCATAAAATGCAACAACGAGAACCAATACGTTTCGACGTTATCTGGCGGCAATAAGCAAAAGGTTTCCTTCGCAAAATGGATGGCAAAAGACAGCGACATCTTCATCATGGATTGTCCGACTCGCGGTGTGGATATTGGCGTTAAACAATTTATGTATCAATTGATTAGCCAAATGAAAGCGGATAATAAGGCGATATTGATGATCAGTGAAGAATTGCCGGAACTGATTGGAATGTGCGATCAGATAGTTATCATGAAAGATAATGAAGTGAGCGCCAGCATTACACGGGATAAGGATCTGAAACAGACAGATATCATTGAATACATCATTTAA
- a CDS encoding glycoside hydrolase family 3 N-terminal domain-containing protein produces the protein MITNLKGMPYGLADKDIEWVEDTINKMSIEEKIGQLFIVLGKSSNEEYIRNLVEKYHIGGARYTERDPLKILHQNRAFQKYSKTPMFIAANCEDGGSSLCQNGTQVATQAQCGATATPEAAYQMGNIGGIEATALGCNWTFSPIVDILFNWRNTIVNTRSFGNEADQVLELAKANIKGLKNSNMLASAKHFPGDGVEERDQHLVMGINNLTCEEWDASFGKVYRSLIEDGLETIMIGHIALPAYSRKLRPGILDEDIMPATLAPEITTDLLRKQLGFQGLVVTDASHMGGLLSAKPRNEQLPYAIAAGCDMFLFMHDEEEDFRYMLDGYEKGIISEERLQEALEHIIGMKAKLGLHKMKAESLEEATAKLEQIGSEEHLAVAKEIADESITLVKNTQKLLPIDVSDKKRAMLYFLESAPVSYADGTDKTKKIVVEELEKAGFQVDVNDSFYDLEQRERSSFNKFKIMGMPTVESFKEKYDVVFVFVHMKGYAQENNVRVKYSAPHSNELPWWINEVPTVCVSLSYTNHLYDLPMMKTFINAYGPTRQCIQATVEKITGQSEFKGKYNETVWCNSWDTRY, from the coding sequence ATGATAACCAATCTTAAGGGAATGCCGTATGGGTTAGCGGATAAAGACATTGAGTGGGTAGAAGACACAATAAACAAGATGTCGATTGAAGAGAAAATTGGACAACTTTTTATTGTTTTGGGTAAAAGCAGTAATGAAGAATACATCAGAAACTTAGTGGAGAAATACCATATAGGGGGAGCTCGCTATACTGAAAGGGATCCTCTTAAAATCTTACATCAAAATCGAGCGTTCCAGAAGTACAGTAAAACGCCTATGTTTATTGCAGCAAATTGCGAGGATGGCGGTAGCAGTCTCTGTCAAAACGGCACACAAGTGGCAACACAAGCGCAATGTGGAGCGACTGCTACTCCGGAAGCTGCGTATCAAATGGGAAATATCGGTGGCATAGAGGCTACCGCCTTGGGGTGCAACTGGACCTTTTCTCCGATCGTGGATATTCTCTTTAATTGGCGCAACACGATCGTGAATACGAGATCTTTTGGAAATGAAGCGGACCAAGTTTTGGAATTGGCAAAAGCAAACATTAAAGGCTTAAAAAACAGCAATATGCTGGCAAGTGCAAAACATTTTCCGGGAGATGGCGTTGAAGAAAGGGATCAACACCTGGTGATGGGGATCAACAATCTGACATGTGAAGAATGGGATGCCAGTTTCGGCAAGGTCTATCGGTCACTCATAGAAGATGGACTGGAAACGATTATGATCGGACACATTGCACTTCCTGCATACAGCAGAAAGTTACGGCCAGGCATCCTGGATGAAGACATTATGCCGGCTACATTGGCGCCTGAAATCACAACTGATTTATTGAGAAAACAATTAGGTTTCCAAGGTCTGGTAGTGACCGACGCTTCTCATATGGGGGGGTTGCTGAGTGCGAAACCAAGGAACGAACAGCTTCCATATGCGATTGCGGCGGGATGCGATATGTTTTTGTTCATGCATGATGAAGAAGAGGATTTCCGATACATGCTGGATGGTTATGAAAAAGGCATCATTTCTGAAGAGAGATTACAGGAAGCACTTGAACACATCATAGGGATGAAGGCAAAGCTAGGATTGCATAAAATGAAAGCGGAGTCTTTGGAAGAAGCTACGGCGAAATTGGAACAAATTGGCAGTGAAGAGCACTTGGCAGTGGCAAAAGAAATTGCGGATGAAAGCATTACGCTTGTCAAGAATACGCAAAAACTACTGCCGATTGATGTATCCGATAAAAAGAGAGCCATGTTGTATTTTCTTGAGAGCGCCCCCGTTTCCTATGCGGATGGGACAGACAAAACCAAGAAAATCGTGGTTGAAGAACTGGAAAAAGCTGGATTTCAGGTTGACGTGAATGACTCGTTTTATGATCTTGAGCAAAGAGAACGCTCATCATTCAATAAATTTAAAATTATGGGTATGCCAACAGTGGAATCATTCAAAGAAAAATATGACGTCGTTTTTGTGTTCGTGCATATGAAAGGCTATGCCCAAGAAAATAATGTACGGGTGAAATATTCAGCGCCCCATTCCAATGAATTACCTTGGTGGATCAATGAAGTTCCTACGGTTTGTGTTTCTTTAAGTTATACAAACCATCTGTACGATTTACCTATGATGAAAACTTTCATCAATGCTTATGGACCGACCAGACAATGTATTCAAGCTACTGTTGAGAAGATAACTGGTCAGTCGGAATTTAAAGGTAAATATAATGAAACCGTGTGGTGCAACAGCTGGGACACTAGATATTGA